In one window of Drosophila innubila isolate TH190305 chromosome 2L unlocalized genomic scaffold, UK_Dinn_1.0 4_B_2L, whole genome shotgun sequence DNA:
- the LOC117781014 gene encoding surfeit locus protein 4 homolog, whose translation MPRMMPLLILFSYLEDAVQAIVHLRMHANQMAIIMNSWEIIGVIYMLLDIAIILTGTVLIASSWNDGSGVVMLLLPRTLRSFAFGMWDYELLLDYCVNVACLLLLLAMRLSQRQADEWHNRQQQQRNLQRLLLLGRICMCCVFLLWIVEKHQIINKPFAVACFIFMLFGVRCKLMASLTVLILLWHCCFQANGSLIFGWNDLTISMQFISSLLSRVAGFFLLARLGGGKWSVDALV comes from the exons ATGCCGAGAATGATGCCGCTGCTTATATTGTTCAGCTATTTGGAAGATGCAGTACAGGCAATTGTGCACCTGCGAATGCATGCAAATCAAATGGCCATAATCATGAATAGCTGGGAAATAATTGGAGTTATCTACATGCTGCTGGATATTGCCATAATTCTGACAGGCACTGTGCTAATTGCAAGCAGCTGGAACGATGGCAGCGGTGTCgtcatgttgctgctgccacgaACACTGAGAAGTTTCGCCTTTGGAATGTGGGATTATGAGTTGTTGTTGGACTATTGCGTAAATGTGGcatgtttgttgctgctgctggcgatGCGACTGAGTCAACGGCAGGCGGACGAGTGGCACAacaggcagcaacagcaacgcaaCTTGCAACGTTTGCTTTTGCTCGGACGCATTTGCATGTGTTGTGTATTTCTCTTGTGGATTGTCGAGAAACATCAG ATAATTAACAAACCATTTGCCGTGGCATGCTTTATATTTATGCTATTTGGAGTTCGATGCAAGTTGATGGCCAGCTTGACGGTTTTAATCTTGCTTTGGCATTGCTGTTTCCAGGCAAATGGATCTCTCATTTTCGGCTGGAATGATTTAACAATTAGCATGCAATTCATAAGTTCATTGCTCAGCAGAGTGGCCGGCTTTTTCCTCCTCGCTCGCCTCGGCGGTGGCAAGTGGTCTGTAGATGCTTTGGTCTAG